One part of the Eptesicus fuscus isolate TK198812 chromosome 20, DD_ASM_mEF_20220401, whole genome shotgun sequence genome encodes these proteins:
- the CHD3 gene encoding chromodomain-helicase-DNA-binding protein 3 isoform X10, with product MASPLRDEEEEEEEMVVSEEEEEEEDEGDEEEEEVEAADEDYEDDDEGILGRGPGHDRGRDRDRHSPPDCHLFPPPPPPPPPPPPDKDDIRLLPSALGVKKRKRGPKKQKENKPGKPRKRKKLDSEEEFGSERDEYREKSESGGSEYGTGPGRKRRRKHREKKEKKTKRRKKGEGDGGQKQVEQKSSATLLLTWGLEDVEHVFSEEDYHTLTNYKAFSQFMRPLIAKKNPKIPMSKMMTILGAKWREFSANNPFKGSAAAVAAAAAAAAAAVAEQVSAAVSSATPIAPSGSPALPLPPAADIQPPPIRRAKTKEGKGPGHKRRSKSPRVPDGRKKLRGKKMTPLKIKLGLLGGKRKKGSYVFQSDEGPEPEAEESDLDSGSVHSASGRPDGPVRTKKLKRGRPGRKKKKVLGCPAVAGEEEVDGYETDHQDYCEVCQQGGEIILCDTCPRAYHLVCLDPELDRAPEGKWSCPHCEKEGVQWEAKEEEEEYEEEGEEEGEKEEEDDHMEYCRVCKDGGELLCCDACISSYHIHCLNPPLPDIPNGEWLCPRCTCPMLKGRVQKILHWRWGEPPVAVPAPQQVDGNPDAPPPRPLQGRSEREFFVKWVGLSYWHCSWAKELQLEIFHLVMYRNYQRKNDMDEPPPLDYGSGEDDGKSDKRKVKDPHYAEMEEKYYRFGIKPEWMTVHRIINHSVDKKGNYHYLVKWRDLPYDQSTWEEDEMNIPEYEDHKQSYWRHRELIMGEDPAQPRKYKKKKKELQGDGPPNSPTNDPTVKYETQPRFITATGGTLHMYQLEGLNWLRFSWAQGTDTILADEMGLGKTIQTIVFLYSLYKEGHTKGPFLVSAPLSTIINWEREFQMWAPKFYVVTYTGDKDSRAIIRENEFSFEDNAIKGGKKAFKMKREAQVKFHVLLTSYELITIDQAALGSIRWACLVVDEAHRLKNNQSKFFRVLNGYKIDHKLLLTGTPLQNNLEELFHLLNFLTPERFNNLEGFLEEFADISKEDQIKKLHDLLGPHMLRRLKADVFKNMPAKTELIVRVELSPMQKKYYKYILTRNFEALNSRGGGNQVSLLNIMMDLKKCCNHPYLFPVAAMESPKLPSGAYEGGALIKASGKLMLLQKMLRKLKEQGHRVLIFSQMTKMLDLLEDFLDYEGYKYERIDGGITGALRQEAIDRFNAPGAQQFCFLLSTRAGGLGINLATADTVIIFDSDWNPHNDIQAFSRAHRIGQANKVMIYRFVTRASVEERITQVAKRKMMLTHLVVRPGLGSKAGSMSKQELDDILKFGTEELFKDENEGENKEEDSSVIHYDNEAIARLLDRNQDATEDTDVQNMNEYLSSFKVAQYVVREEDKIEEIEREIIKQEENVDPDYWEKLLRHHYEQQQEDLARNLGKGKRVRKQVNYNDAAQEDQDNQSEYSVGSEEEDEDFDERPEGRRQSKRQLRNEKDKPLPPLLARVGGNIEVLGFNTRQRKAFLNAVMRWGMPPQDAFTTQWLVRDLRGKTEKEFKAYVSLFMRHLCEPGADGSETFADGVPREGLSRQQVLTRIGVMSLVKKKVQEFEHINGRWSMPELMPDPSADSKRSSRASSPTKTSPTTPEASATNSPCTSKPATPAPSEKGDGIRTPLEKDEAENQEEKPEKNSKIGEKMETEADAPSPALSLGERLESRKIPLEDEEPGVAGEMEPEPGYRGDREKSATESTPGERGEEKPLDGQEHRERPEGETGDLGKREDVKGGRELRAGPRDEPRSNGRREEKAEKPRFMFNIADGGFTELHTLWQNEERAAISSGKLNEIWHRRHDYWLLAGIVLHGYARWQDIQNDAQFAIINEPFKTEANKGNFLEMKNKFLARRFKLLEQALVIEEQLRRAAYLNLSQEPAHPAMALHARFAEAECLAESHQHLSKESLAGNKPANAVLHKVLNQLEELLSDMKADVTRLPATLSRIPPIAARLQMSERSILSRLASKGTEPHPTPVFPPGPYATPPGYGAAFSTAPVGALAAAGANYSQMPAGSFITAATNGPPVLVKKEKEMVGALVSDGLDRKEPRAGEVICIDD from the exons ATGGCTTCCCCTCTGagggacgaggaggaggaggaggaggagatggtggtgtcggaggaggaagaagaggaggaagatgagggtgacgaagaggaggaggaggtggaggcggCCGACGAAGACTATGAGGACGACGACGAGGGAATACTCGGGCGCGGGCCGGGCCACGACCGGGGCCGCGACCGCGACCGCCACAGCCCCCCCGACTGCCACCtcttcccgccgccgccgccgcccccgccgcccccgccgccag ATAAGGATGACATTCGACTGCTGCCTTCAGCATTGGGTGTGAAGAAGAGAAAACGAGGACCCAAGAAGCAGAAGGAGAACAAGCCAGGAAAACCCCGAAAACGCAAGAAGCTT GACAGTGAAGAGGAGTTTGGCTCTGAGCGGGATGAGTACCGGGAGAAGTCGGAGAGTGGAGGAAGTGAATATGGAACTGGACCAGGTCGAAAGCGGAGACGGAAGCACcgagaaaaaaaggagaagaagacaAAGCGGCggaaaaaaggggagggagatggagggcaAAAG CAGGTAGAGCAGAAGTCATCAGCAACTCTGCTTCTCACCTGGGGCCTGGAGGACGTGGAGCATGTGTTCTCTGAGGAGGATTACCACACGCTTACCAACTACAAAGCCTTTAGCCAGTTCATGAG GCCCCTAATTGCTAAGAAGAATCCTAAGATCCCAATGTCTAAGATGATGACCATCCTTGGGGCCAAGTGGAGAGAGTTCAGTGCCAATAACCCCTTCAAGGGGtcagcagcagctgtggcagcagcagcggctgcaGCAGCCGCAGCTGTAGCTGAGCAGGTGTCAGCTGCTGTCTCATCGGCCACCCCCATAGCACCTTCCGGATCCCCTGCCCTTccactcccacctgctgctgatATCCAACCCCCACCCATCCGAAGAGCCAAAACCAAAGAGGGCAAAG GTCCAGGCCATAAGAGGCGGAGTAAGAGCCCCCGAGTGCCTGACGGACGCAAGAAGCTTCGGGGAAAGAAGATGACACCACTCAAAATCAAACTAGGGCTTCTGGGTGGCAAGAGGAAGAAAGGCTCA TATGTTTTTCAGAGTGACGAGGGCCCCGAACCAGAGGCTGAGGAGTCAGACCTGGATAGTGGCAGTGTCCACAGTGCCTCAGGCCGTCCTGATGGCCCTGTCCGCACCAAGAAACTAAAGAGAGGCCGgccaggaagaaagaagaagaagg TCCTGGGCTGTCCTGCAgtggccggggaggaggaggTTGATGGCTACGAGACGGATCACCAGGATTACTGTGAGGTGTGCCAGCAGGGTGGGGAAATTATTCTGTGCGACACCTGCCCTCGTGCCTACCACCTCGTCTGCCTTGATCCTGAGCTTGACCGGGCTCCTGAGGGCAAATGGAGCTGCCCCCACTGT GAGAAGGAGGGGGTACAGTGGGAGgccaaggaagaggaggaggaatatgaagaggagggagaggaagaaggggagaaggaagaagaagacgATCACATGGAATACTGCCGTGTGTGCAAGGATGGTGGGGAGCTCTTGTGCTGTGACGCTTGCATCTCCTCCTACCACATTCATTGTCTAAACCCACCCCTGCCTGACATCCCCAACGGTGAATGGCTGTGTCCCCGATGCACA TGCCCCATGCTGAAAGGCCGTGTGCAGAAGATCCTGCATTGGCGGTGGGGGGAACCCCCCGTGGCAGTGCCGGCCCCCCAACAGGTAGATGGGAATCCAGATGCCCCACCTCCTCGTCCTCTTCAAGGCAGATCAGAGCGGGAGTTCTTTGTCAAGTGGGTAGGACTGTCCTACTGGCACTGCTCCTGGGCCAAGGAGCTTCAG CTGGAAATCTTCCACTTGGTGATGTACCGAAACTACCAACGGAAGAATGACATGGATGAGCCCCCACCCCTGGACTATGGCTCTGGTGAGGATGATGGGAAGAGTGACAAGCGCAAGGTGAAAGACCCGCACTATGCTGAGATGGAGGAGAAATACTATCGTTTTGGCATCAAGCCAGAGTGGATGACGGTCCACCGTATCATCAACCACAG TGTGGATAAAAAGGGAAATTACCACTATTTAGTAAAATGGAGGGATTTGCCATATGACCAGTCCACGTGGGAGGAAGATGAAATGAATATCCCCGAATATGAAGACCATAAGCAAAGCTACTGGAGACACCG AGAACTAATTATGGGGGAGGACCCCGCCCAGCCCCGAAaatataagaagaagaagaaggagctgCAGGGTGATGGGCCTCCCAATTCTCCTACTAACGAT CCTACAGTGAAATATGAGACTCAGCCACGGTTTATCACAGCCACTGGAGGCACACTGCACATGTATCAGCTGGAAGGGTTGAACTGGCTACGCTTCTCGTGGGCCCAGGGCACTGACACCATTCTGGCTGATGAGATGGGGCTGGGCAAGACCATACAAACCATCGTCTTCCTCTACTCACTCTATAAGGAG GGCCACACAAAGGGTCCCTTCCTGGTGAGTGCCCCGCTCTCTACCATCATTAATTGGGAGCGGGAGTTCCAGATGTGGGCACCCAAGTTCTATGTGGTGACATACACGGGCGACAAGGACAGCCGGGCCATCATTCGTGAGAATGAGTTTTCCTTTGAAGATAATGCCATCAAAGGTGGCAAGAAAGCCTTTAAGATGAAG agggaggcacaggTGAAGTTCCATGTTCTCCTGACATCGTATGAGTTGATCACCATTGATCAGGCAGCACTTGGCTCCATCCGCTGGGCTTGCCTCGTGGTGGATGAGGCCCATCGACTCAAAAACAACCAGTCCAAG TTTTTCAGGGTCCTCAATGGCTACAAGATAGATCATAAGTTACTGCTAACAGGGACTCCATTGCAAAATAATCTGGAAGAGCTTTTCCATCTGCTGAACTTCCTCACGCCAGAAAGGTTTAA CAAcctggagggcttcctggaggagttTGCAGACATATCCAAAGAAGACCAGATTAAAAAACTGCATGATTTGCTGGGGCCACATATGCTTCGGAGGCTCAAGGCTGATGTCTTTAAGAACATGCCAGCCAAGACAGAGCTCATCGTTCGGGTGGAGCTGAGTCCCATGCAGAA GAAATACTACAAGTATATCCTGACTCGAAATTTTGAGGCCTTGAATTCACGAGGCGGTGGGAACCAAGTGTCACTGCTTAACATCATGATGGATCTTAAGAAGTGCTGCAACCATCCATACCTCTTTCCTGTGGCTGCTATG GAGTCCCCAAAACTCCCCAGTGGGGCTTATGAGGGTGGGGCACTTATTAAGGCGTCTGGGAAGCTCATGCTGCTGCAGAAGATGCTGCGGAAGCTAAAGGAGCAAGGACACAGAGTACTCATCTTCTCACAG ATGACCAAAATGTTAGACTTGCTGGAGGATTTCTTAGACTACGAAGGCTACAAGTATGAGCGCATCGATGGTGGCATTACTGGTGCCCTGAGGCAGGAGGCCATCGATAGATTCAATG CTCCTGGGGCCCAACAATTCTGCTTCCTCCTGTCCACCCGAGCTGGGGGCTTGGGCATCAATCTGGCCACTGCAGACACTGTCATCATCTTCGATTCTGACTGGAACCCTCATAATGACATCCAG GCCTTTAGCCGCGCTCATCGAATCGGCCAGGCCAACAAAGTAATGATTTACCGGTTTGTGACTCGTGCATCAGTGGAAGAGCGAATCACACAAGTGGCCAAGAGAAAGATGATGCTGACACATCTGGTAGTGCGTCCTGGGCTGGGCTCCAAGGCGGGCTCCATGTCCAAGCAGGAGCTGGATGACATCCTCAAATTTGGCACTGAGGAACTATTTAAGGATGAAAACGAGG GGGAGAACAAGGAGGAGGACAGCAGTGTGATCCACTATGACAATGAGGCCATTGCTCGGCTGTTGGACCGAAACCAGGATGCAACTGAAGACACTGATGTGCAGAATATGAACGAATATCTCAGTTCCTTCAAGGTGGCCCAGTATGTGGTGCGGGAGGAAGACAAG ATTGAGGAGATCGAACGAGAGATCATCAAGCAGGAGGAGAATGTGGATCCTGACTACTGGGAAAAGCTGCTGAGGCATCACTATGAGCAACAACAGGAAGACCTAGCCCGGAATCTCGGCAAGGGCAAGAGGGTTCGCAAGCAAGTTAACTACAATGATGCTGCTCAGGAGGACCAAG ATAACCAGTCAGAATACTCAGTGGGAtcagaggaggaagatgaagacTTTGATGAGCGTCCTGAAG GGCGTCGACAGTCAAAGAGGCAGCTCCGAAATGAAAAAGATAAGCCACTGCCTCCACTGCTGGCTCGCGTTGGGggaaacattgag GTGTTGGGATTCAACACCCGTCAGCGGAAGGCTTTCCTCAATGCTGTGATGCGCTGGGGGATGCCGCCGCAGGATGCCTTCACCACTCAGTGGCTGGTGCGAGACCTAAGGGGCAAGACTGAGAAAGAGTTCAA GGCCTATGTGTCTTTGTTCATGCGCCATCTCTGTGAGCCCGGGGCAGACGGCTCTGAAACATTTGCTGACGGGGTCCCTCGGGAGGGCCTGAGTCGCCAGCAAGTGTTGACCCGCATTGGAGTCATGTCTCTCGTCAAGAAGAAG gtACAGGAGTTTGAGCACATCAATGGGCGCTGGTCGATGCCTGAGCTGATGCCTGACCCCAGTGCTGACTCTAAGCGCTCCTCCAGAGCCTCCTCTCCTACCAAAACGTCTCCCACCACCCCTGAGGCTTCTGCTACAAACAGTCCATGCACCTCTAAACCTG CTACTCCAGCTCCAAGTGAGAAAGGAGATGGCATAAGGACACCACTTGAGAAGGATGAAGCTGAAAACCAGGAGGAGAAGCCAGAGAAGAATAGCAAAATCGGGGAGAAGATGGAGACAGAG GCTGATGCCCCTAGCCCAGCCCTATCGCTCGGGGAACGGCTGGAGTCAAGGAAGATTCCTCTAGAGGATGAGGAGCCAGGGGTAGCTGGAGAGATGGAGCCTGAACCTGGGTACCGGGGGGACAGAGAGAAGTCAG ccacagAGTCGACgccaggagagaggggggaggagaagccgTTGGATGGACAGGAACACAGGGAGAGGCCAGAGGGGGAAACAGGGGATTTGGGCAAGAGAG AAGATGTTAAAGGGGGCCGGGAGCTTCGAGCTGGGCCTCGAGACGAGCCACGGTCCAATGGGCGACGTGAGGAGAAGGCAGAGAAGCCACGGTTCATGTTCAATATTGCAGATGGTGGCTTTACAG AGCTTCACACACTGTGGCAGAATGAGGAACGGGCAGCTATTTCCTCGGGGAAACTCAATGAAATCTGGCACCGAAGACATGACTATTGGCTTCTGGCTGGGATTGTTCT CCATGGCTATGCACGGTGgcaggacatccagaatgatgctCAGTTTGCCATTATCAATGAGCCATTTAAAACTGAAGCCAATAAGGGGAACTTTCTGGAGATGAAAAATAAGTTTCTGGCCCGGAGATTCAAG